In Nitrospirota bacterium, a genomic segment contains:
- a CDS encoding diguanylate cyclase: MKKDIDSMVKLAIIGGNIGASALISLIRGEPNAEIVGIYEKNKESPGVILANKWDIPVFDDIKSILSINPEIVINISGDVKLSKEIRELSGYKIEVIEGVGARLIWEIIEKQKKARIEIQKTIENLNAVTNLISRLGLSDNNYFFLQKILDNALQLIEAPAGSIVLYQNGTINLIASKGLSKKFNEIKSWTVLPGGLTDEILRNKKPVSIYDTLKDDFTKNNPALISEKIRAVYACPIILREKVIGIIYIDDFKPRRFTDRQQSILNILAGLAGVSVDKNSMVQDLQKAVTERTKELEELKGNLEKKVIDRTEELEKINKQLEYANQIKSRFIANMSHELRTPLNSILGFSDVILDRTFGELTETQERYIKNIHMSGKHLLELINNILDISKIEAGKCEMIYETFPVDEVLYEVINIMNPLAENKFIEITLSIGEDINTITADRVKLKQILYNLISNAIKFTPEGGMISVSVTKEQNTNGRIQGAPAALEFIRFSVKDTGIGISPEDREKIFDEFGQANSTFAKKLGGVGLGLALTKKLVELHGGTISVESRLGEGSNFSFIIPITSPVASIDIQPVEAINLNFPWMKQEAPLILIVEDDFSTSELLTLHLTQAGYKIAHAFDGEEAIEKARKLQPFAITLDVLLPKKDGWEVLQELKSDPLTSDIPVIIHSIVDNKDLAFALGATDYLIKPLDKDVLISKLEEINVSKGKKVLPLSVLIIESEDEVTNYIKEVFEPQGFLIYTASNGKRGVELATALRPAVILLDFSLPDKLSFDVVNEIKENPSTKDIPIFILTERDISVEDRISLVGKIERIVQKYAFDTKELVGHIKELEILYPRRAGLIDGLTGVFSHRYFQIRLAQEVERATRYKLPLNLLILDLDFFDHYVKKYGEYYSNLALKKVAELLRKNIRGSDVVVRYGADSFAIILPNTVVSAALSMGNRFNAIIKNYPFVFEDSQPKGHLTASIGITFIDGQTTEELILNAEKALARAFNKGGDRVEVYSKEQDEKEKVEQY, translated from the coding sequence TTGAAAAAGGATATAGATTCGATGGTTAAATTAGCAATAATAGGAGGTAATATAGGGGCAAGCGCCTTAATTTCGCTAATTCGTGGTGAACCTAACGCAGAAATCGTAGGAATATACGAAAAGAATAAGGAGTCACCAGGTGTAATTCTTGCCAACAAATGGGACATTCCCGTATTTGATGATATCAAATCCATTTTATCCATAAATCCTGAAATAGTCATTAATATATCGGGAGATGTTAAACTCAGCAAAGAAATACGTGAACTTTCCGGGTACAAAATAGAGGTAATTGAAGGGGTTGGAGCACGTCTTATCTGGGAGATCATAGAGAAACAGAAAAAAGCACGAATCGAGATTCAAAAAACGATAGAGAATCTTAATGCGGTTACCAACCTGATTTCAAGGTTAGGTTTATCTGATAATAATTATTTTTTCCTTCAAAAAATCCTTGACAATGCCCTACAGTTAATAGAAGCACCGGCAGGAAGCATAGTCCTGTATCAAAATGGCACAATAAATTTAATTGCATCAAAAGGACTCAGCAAAAAGTTTAATGAAATTAAATCATGGACTGTATTGCCAGGAGGTCTGACGGATGAGATTTTAAGAAATAAAAAACCTGTATCTATTTATGATACCTTGAAAGATGATTTCACGAAAAATAATCCTGCATTGATTAGCGAAAAGATACGAGCAGTGTATGCATGTCCTATTATACTGAGGGAAAAAGTCATTGGCATAATCTATATAGATGATTTCAAACCCAGACGATTCACTGACAGACAACAATCTATTCTAAATATCTTAGCTGGCCTTGCTGGCGTTTCTGTTGATAAAAATAGCATGGTGCAGGATTTGCAGAAGGCTGTCACTGAGAGAACGAAGGAACTGGAAGAACTAAAAGGTAATCTTGAGAAAAAGGTAATTGATCGAACCGAAGAACTTGAAAAAATCAACAAACAGCTTGAATATGCAAATCAGATTAAGAGCAGATTTATAGCAAACATGAGCCATGAACTAAGGACGCCGTTAAATTCAATTCTCGGATTTTCAGATGTAATTCTCGATAGAACATTTGGAGAACTTACTGAAACACAGGAACGTTATATAAAAAATATTCATATGTCCGGGAAACATCTTCTTGAACTCATAAATAATATCCTCGATATCTCCAAAATAGAAGCTGGCAAATGTGAAATGATATATGAGACTTTTCCAGTTGATGAAGTGCTTTACGAGGTTATTAATATTATGAATCCACTTGCAGAAAACAAATTTATAGAAATAACGCTATCAATTGGTGAAGACATTAATACAATAACAGCTGATAGAGTAAAATTGAAACAAATCCTCTATAATCTTATTTCGAATGCGATTAAATTCACACCTGAGGGAGGTATGATCAGTGTATCTGTAACGAAAGAACAGAATACAAATGGACGCATACAGGGTGCACCTGCTGCTCTCGAGTTCATAAGGTTTTCAGTAAAGGATACAGGTATTGGGATAAGCCCTGAAGATAGAGAAAAGATCTTCGATGAGTTCGGACAGGCAAATTCAACATTCGCTAAGAAACTCGGCGGCGTGGGACTTGGACTTGCGCTCACGAAAAAACTTGTTGAACTACATGGAGGCACCATCAGTGTTGAAAGCAGACTTGGTGAAGGCAGTAATTTCAGCTTTATCATTCCTATTACATCTCCTGTTGCGTCAATAGATATACAACCTGTCGAAGCAATAAACCTGAACTTCCCATGGATGAAACAAGAAGCACCACTTATCCTTATTGTTGAAGATGATTTCTCAACCTCAGAACTCTTAACCCTGCACCTCACTCAGGCAGGATATAAAATAGCACATGCGTTCGACGGCGAAGAAGCGATTGAGAAGGCAAGAAAATTACAGCCTTTTGCTATAACACTGGATGTACTGTTACCTAAAAAAGACGGATGGGAGGTCTTACAGGAACTTAAAAGTGACCCACTAACTTCAGATATTCCAGTAATAATTCATTCTATTGTTGATAATAAAGACCTCGCTTTTGCACTTGGTGCAACAGATTACCTTATAAAACCTTTAGATAAAGACGTCCTTATTTCGAAGCTTGAGGAGATAAACGTTTCTAAAGGCAAAAAGGTCCTTCCTCTTTCTGTTCTCATTATAGAATCAGAAGACGAAGTAACAAACTATATTAAAGAAGTTTTTGAGCCTCAAGGCTTTTTAATTTATACAGCATCAAATGGCAAAAGAGGCGTTGAGTTGGCTACAGCATTAAGACCTGCGGTTATACTCCTTGATTTCAGTCTGCCTGACAAATTAAGTTTCGATGTTGTTAATGAAATAAAAGAAAATCCTTCTACTAAGGATATCCCTATATTTATACTAACTGAGAGGGATATATCTGTCGAGGACAGAATTTCACTTGTTGGAAAGATAGAGAGGATTGTTCAGAAATATGCCTTTGATACAAAAGAACTTGTAGGACACATAAAAGAACTTGAGATACTCTATCCGAGAAGGGCTGGCCTGATAGACGGCTTGACTGGAGTATTCAGCCACAGATATTTCCAAATAAGGCTTGCACAGGAAGTGGAAAGAGCAACGAGATATAAATTACCTTTGAACCTGCTTATTCTCGATCTCGATTTCTTTGACCATTATGTGAAAAAATATGGAGAGTATTATAGCAATCTTGCACTTAAAAAGGTGGCTGAACTTCTTAGAAAAAATATAAGGGGTTCTGATGTTGTCGTCCGCTATGGTGCAGATTCTTTTGCAATTATACTTCCCAACACAGTTGTTTCAGCAGCTCTTTCCATGGGCAACAGATTTAATGCCATTATAAAAAATTACCCCTTTGTTTTTGAAGATTCACAACCCAAAGGACATCTAACAGCAAGTATTGGTATTACTTTTATCGATGGGCAGACAACTGAAGAACTAATTTTAAATGCCGAAAAAGCCCTTGCACGCGCTTTTAATAAAGGCGGAGACAGGGTCGAGGTGTATTCTAAAGAGCAGGATGAAAAAGAAAAGGTCGAGCAATACTGA
- a CDS encoding Mov34/MPN/PAD-1 family protein: protein MRVYISENAFIDLLLSSAEVFKKECLGFLLGYKLEDRFIIEHAFSAQTANRKHRGVIYNRKNHKKIEPIIARFNKLQRIGDFHSHTQFGSTKGLPIPSEVDIKSMSPGHIYLIIAINNNEKTLQWGENRDGTISGSISDFFFKISAHYLNGENTVKRAKIHCPFPPGF, encoded by the coding sequence ATGCGTGTTTATATCTCAGAAAATGCATTTATTGACCTTTTACTCAGTTCTGCTGAGGTCTTTAAAAAGGAATGTCTTGGCTTTCTCCTCGGTTATAAGCTTGAAGATAGATTTATCATTGAACATGCTTTCAGTGCACAAACAGCAAACAGAAAACACAGGGGAGTAATATATAATCGAAAAAATCATAAGAAAATAGAACCTATTATTGCACGATTTAATAAGCTTCAACGAATTGGCGATTTCCATTCGCATACACAATTTGGTTCCACAAAAGGATTACCAATACCAAGTGAAGTAGATATTAAAAGCATGTCACCTGGTCACATCTACTTAATAATTGCCATTAATAATAATGAAAAGACTCTCCAATGGGGTGAAAACAGGGATGGAACTATTTCTGGTTCTATTTCTGATTTCTTCTTTAAAATATCAGCGCATTATCTTAATGGTGAAAATACTGTAAAAAGGGCAAAAATTCATTGTCCTTTTCCCCCTGGTTTCTAA
- a CDS encoding response regulator: MSSFTCLIEKERPSILVVDDVSSNLELLEAIFIKEGFKVYTALGASEAIEIFINQGIDIAVLDVMMPGIDGFELCSRLKNISGKRFFPIILLTALSDKKSRIKGIESGADDFISKPFDTTELVIKIKSLLKLKSLQEELDHSENIILTLAVAMEARDPYTQGHSTRVSKLSVEFVSFLGFPEKDKELIKKAGILHDIGKICLSESLLRKPGPLSVEEVEAIKRHTILGEELCRPLVSMKKILPAIRHHHERWDGKGFPDRLAGQEIPLMARILSIVDTFDAMVSVRPYRGRKSPKAALQTIKDEKHLGQWDTELLKYFFEMMDSLIEKGYRFDG, translated from the coding sequence ATGAGTTCTTTTACTTGTCTTATTGAAAAGGAGAGACCATCTATCCTGGTAGTGGATGATGTTTCATCCAATCTTGAACTTCTTGAAGCTATCTTCATAAAAGAAGGATTCAAAGTTTACACAGCACTCGGTGCTTCTGAAGCTATAGAAATATTTATAAATCAAGGGATTGACATTGCAGTGCTCGATGTTATGATGCCAGGGATAGATGGTTTCGAACTATGTAGCAGACTTAAAAATATTTCTGGTAAAAGATTTTTCCCCATTATATTATTAACAGCTCTTTCTGATAAGAAAAGCCGGATAAAAGGTATTGAATCAGGCGCAGATGATTTTATCAGTAAACCTTTTGATACAACAGAACTTGTAATAAAGATAAAATCTTTATTGAAATTAAAGAGCCTCCAGGAAGAACTTGACCACTCAGAGAATATTATTTTGACTCTTGCTGTTGCTATGGAAGCAAGAGATCCTTATACACAGGGGCATTCAACAAGAGTCAGTAAACTCTCAGTTGAATTTGTTTCATTTCTTGGATTTCCCGAAAAAGACAAAGAGCTTATTAAAAAAGCTGGTATACTTCATGATATAGGCAAGATCTGCTTGAGTGAATCTCTACTACGTAAACCTGGTCCTTTATCTGTAGAAGAGGTTGAAGCCATAAAAAGACATACAATTTTAGGTGAAGAGCTTTGCAGACCTCTTGTTTCAATGAAAAAAATACTACCGGCAATAAGACATCATCATGAGAGATGGGATGGAAAAGGTTTTCCTGATAGACTTGCTGGACAGGAAATACCCTTAATGGCGAGGATATTATCAATTGTTGATACCTTTGATGCCATGGTCTCTGTACGACCATATCGTGGCAGGAAATCACCAAAAGCAGCCCTGCAGACAATAAAAGATGAAAAACATCTTGGACAATGGGACACAGAACTTCTTAAGTATTTTTTTGAAATGATGGATTCCTTGATTGAAAAAGGATATAGATTCGATGGTTAA
- a CDS encoding universal stress protein — protein MIEIKSILFPTDFSECSSQALLYAVDIAKRYGSRVYILHVVYDISKAVDQYVSPLAVEEMYKDITLRAKEEIEKFSYDGLTSLTDIERIVITGIPHEEIIHFVNKHNIDLIVMGTHGRKGIDRILFGSTAANVVRFAPCPVLTVRVPKHRE, from the coding sequence ATGATAGAAATAAAAAGTATCCTTTTCCCTACAGACTTTTCTGAATGTTCAAGCCAGGCTTTGCTGTATGCTGTTGATATAGCTAAACGCTACGGATCAAGGGTTTACATACTTCATGTGGTTTACGATATATCTAAAGCAGTAGACCAGTATGTCTCTCCACTCGCTGTAGAAGAGATGTATAAAGATATTACCCTGAGGGCAAAAGAGGAGATTGAAAAATTTAGCTATGACGGACTGACAAGCCTTACTGACATTGAAAGAATAGTTATAACAGGAATCCCACATGAAGAAATAATACATTTTGTTAATAAACATAACATTGATCTCATTGTCATGGGCACTCATGGAAGAAAAGGTATTGACAGAATACTCTTTGGTAGTACTGCTGCAAATGTTGTCAGGTTTGCGCCATGCCCTGTCCTTACAGTGAGGGTACCTAAACACAGGGAGTAA
- a CDS encoding acyltransferase yields MKAGFFQFDPVFGKKDKNIQKVFLFTKDADIDLLVLPEFFATGYQFISKDEVAELSENIPDGVTTESLLQLSHQKGFYIIAGLPEKKGDKFFNSAIFTGPDGFIGVYRKTHLFFEEKLFFEPGDTGFKVWDTEIGRIGIMICFDWFFPESMRTLAIIGADIVAHPSNLILPFCPTAMPIRCLENRVYSITSNRIGIESRKSGQTLKFIGQSLIVTPEGKILVKASENQEVLLSAEIDHKLARDKALNPFNNLFEDRRPKLYKN; encoded by the coding sequence ATGAAAGCTGGCTTTTTTCAATTTGATCCTGTATTTGGTAAAAAAGATAAAAATATACAAAAGGTTTTTTTATTTACAAAAGATGCTGACATTGATCTTCTTGTTCTCCCAGAGTTTTTTGCAACAGGATACCAGTTTATTTCAAAAGATGAGGTTGCAGAGCTTTCAGAGAATATACCTGATGGTGTAACAACAGAAAGCCTTTTACAACTTTCACATCAAAAAGGATTTTATATTATTGCAGGACTACCTGAAAAAAAAGGAGATAAATTTTTTAACAGTGCAATTTTTACAGGGCCAGATGGGTTTATAGGGGTTTATCGTAAAACACATCTCTTTTTTGAAGAAAAACTCTTTTTTGAACCTGGGGATACCGGCTTTAAGGTATGGGATACGGAGATAGGAAGAATCGGCATAATGATCTGTTTTGACTGGTTTTTCCCTGAATCAATGAGAACCCTTGCAATTATAGGCGCGGATATAGTAGCACACCCCTCGAATCTTATTTTACCATTTTGTCCGACTGCCATGCCTATCAGATGTCTTGAAAACAGAGTCTATTCAATTACCTCAAACAGGATCGGTATAGAAAGCAGGAAAAGTGGACAGACACTTAAATTCATCGGGCAGAGCCTTATTGTTACACCGGAAGGAAAAATTCTTGTCAAAGCATCAGAAAATCAGGAAGTCTTATTAAGTGCAGAAATTGACCATAAGCTGGCAAGAGATAAGGCACTGAATCCTTTCAACAATCTATTTGAAGACAGAAGACCCAAATTATATAAAAATTGA
- a CDS encoding energy transducer TonB codes for MSLKRFFAYSFALHSLIILAIIFYIPTTKTKKLPEEFFTRLVSPDELLTYTPIIPVTPEKKSHRFQQPAPEILKPITKMVGPSETPYSLKKEKPADSLDQSQTVKEHSRPLSKEKLFDKNIIGDIAKRDTKKEEMENTKKTFTFDTKEYKFLLYNKKLKERIESIWVYPPDAAAKGIYGDLLIKFSIKKNGGLESIEIIRTSGHKNLDDAALKALKDGAPYWPLPDDWGIETYTIVGHFIYTIYGYFIR; via the coding sequence TTGAGTTTAAAAAGATTCTTTGCTTATTCATTTGCTCTCCATTCTCTAATCATACTTGCCATAATCTTTTACATTCCTACAACAAAAACAAAAAAATTGCCGGAAGAATTCTTCACGAGGCTTGTGTCTCCGGATGAACTTTTAACATACACACCAATTATTCCTGTAACACCAGAAAAAAAGTCCCATCGTTTTCAACAACCTGCTCCTGAAATTCTAAAACCGATTACAAAAATGGTAGGGCCTTCTGAAACACCTTATTCTTTAAAAAAGGAAAAACCTGCTGATAGCTTAGACCAATCTCAAACGGTTAAAGAACATTCAAGACCACTAAGCAAGGAAAAACTCTTTGATAAGAATATCATCGGAGATATTGCAAAGAGAGATACAAAAAAAGAAGAAATGGAAAATACTAAGAAAACCTTTACCTTTGATACAAAAGAATATAAATTCCTACTCTACAATAAAAAATTAAAAGAAAGAATTGAAAGCATATGGGTCTATCCTCCAGATGCTGCAGCTAAAGGAATATATGGAGATCTTCTAATAAAATTCAGCATCAAAAAAAATGGTGGGTTAGAATCAATAGAAATCATAAGGACATCAGGACATAAAAACCTTGATGATGCTGCTTTAAAAGCGCTAAAAGATGGAGCACCATATTGGCCATTACCTGATGACTGGGGAATAGAAACCTATACAATAGTAGGTCATTTTATTTATACTATTTACGGATATTTTATCCGTTAA
- a CDS encoding divalent-cation tolerance protein CutA gives MDELLIFITASNQDEAVKIAKELIGNKLAGCVNIIKDIRSIYRWEGKIQDDSEVLMIAKTQKHIFDSLVKKVKELHSYTVPEIIAIPIIAGSEDYLKWLKDVTD, from the coding sequence ATGGATGAACTTCTTATCTTCATAACTGCTTCAAATCAGGATGAAGCTGTGAAAATTGCGAAAGAGCTAATCGGAAATAAACTTGCAGGTTGTGTGAATATTATAAAAGATATTCGCTCTATTTACAGGTGGGAGGGGAAAATTCAGGACGATTCTGAAGTATTGATGATAGCAAAGACTCAAAAGCATATTTTTGATTCACTCGTTAAAAAGGTTAAAGAACTTCATAGTTATACAGTTCCAGAGATCATTGCGATTCCAATTATTGCAGGGTCTGAGGATTATCTGAAGTGGTTAAAGGATGTAACTGACTAA
- a CDS encoding HIT domain-containing protein, with protein MHELRRDILLGRWVAVLSESKAPGDYNFTPASKHEENQRCLLCPDRERETPAEITSIRIPGTSPNTSGWWVRVLPSFKPLFQIEGDLGRKGVGIYDRMNSIGANEIFVESPEHTLRPEDMGPEQMKRVITLYRDRIADLEKDPRMRYILIYKNSGKEAGEVFSHPVSYLMATPVIPKTVKDELDNAKQYFAYKERCIFCDIIREELRVGERVILENRSFLAFCPYAAQFPFESWIIPKRHSCSFQEISHEEIEDMAVMLTSILKKLRKVFNEPPFNYFIHTAPNMVPRRNHWHTLGEDYHWHLEIIPRILRTSGFEWGSGFYILATSPEESAKYLREAE; from the coding sequence ATGCATGAACTCAGAAGAGATATCCTGCTAGGGAGATGGGTAGCTGTTCTTTCTGAATCAAAAGCTCCAGGAGATTATAATTTTACTCCTGCCAGCAAACATGAAGAAAATCAAAGATGTCTTCTCTGTCCTGATAGGGAGCGTGAAACACCGGCAGAGATTACATCTATTCGAATACCAGGAACATCTCCAAATACTTCTGGCTGGTGGGTAAGGGTTCTACCAAGTTTTAAACCATTATTTCAGATAGAGGGTGACTTAGGGAGGAAAGGTGTAGGCATTTACGATAGGATGAACAGTATTGGTGCTAATGAGATTTTTGTTGAATCTCCTGAACATACCCTGAGACCTGAAGATATGGGTCCTGAGCAAATGAAAAGAGTTATTACACTTTATAGAGACAGAATAGCAGACCTTGAAAAAGATCCAAGAATGAGATACATACTGATTTATAAGAACTCAGGTAAGGAAGCAGGGGAAGTTTTTTCACACCCAGTATCTTATTTAATGGCAACCCCTGTTATACCAAAGACTGTAAAAGATGAACTCGATAATGCAAAACAATATTTTGCATATAAAGAAAGATGTATATTCTGTGATATCATCAGGGAAGAATTGCGGGTCGGAGAAAGAGTAATTCTTGAGAATCGGAGTTTCTTAGCCTTTTGTCCTTATGCTGCCCAATTCCCTTTTGAATCCTGGATAATTCCCAAAAGACATAGTTGTTCGTTCCAGGAAATATCGCATGAAGAGATAGAAGATATGGCAGTTATGCTGACAAGTATACTGAAAAAATTAAGAAAAGTATTTAATGAACCACCGTTTAACTATTTTATTCATACTGCTCCCAATATGGTGCCAAGAAGAAATCACTGGCATACACTTGGAGAGGATTATCACTGGCATTTGGAAATAATACCCCGCATTTTGCGAACAAGTGGTTTTGAATGGGGTTCAGGATTCTATATTCTGGCTACATCACCAGAAGAGTCGGCAAAATATCTAAGGGAGGCTGAATGA
- a CDS encoding type III pantothenate kinase, whose protein sequence is MVLLAIDIGNSSINIGFFVDSELFIKQINTWPIMNAREYSSIINKVMNEKNIDKRPEGVIISSVVPEHTGVMGRTLMDLLSMEPLIVSDKIKTGLTFNIRNPEKLGSDRIANAVAAYETCHCAVAVVDFGTATTISVVGNNAVFLGGAILPGIRLMNESLSKGTAQLSEVSLIEQSISALGSDTDKCIQSGIFFGTAGAVDRILNEIEKEIGSKLKIILTGGYSNILAKFFKKDAYLMPHLTLQGLRIIYLRNKYA, encoded by the coding sequence ATGGTATTGCTTGCCATAGATATTGGTAACTCCTCGATAAATATAGGTTTTTTTGTAGATTCCGAACTTTTTATAAAGCAGATAAATACCTGGCCAATAATGAATGCCAGAGAATATAGCTCAATAATAAATAAAGTGATGAATGAAAAAAATATAGACAAAAGACCCGAAGGCGTTATAATATCTTCTGTTGTTCCAGAGCATACCGGGGTCATGGGAAGAACCCTTATGGACTTACTTTCAATGGAACCATTAATAGTGAGTGATAAAATTAAAACAGGTCTAACATTCAATATACGGAATCCTGAAAAGCTTGGTTCAGACAGGATTGCAAATGCTGTTGCAGCATACGAAACCTGTCATTGTGCTGTTGCTGTTGTTGATTTTGGTACAGCAACAACGATCAGTGTTGTCGGGAATAATGCTGTTTTTCTTGGAGGTGCTATATTGCCTGGGATCAGATTAATGAATGAATCTCTTAGTAAAGGAACCGCTCAATTATCTGAAGTTTCCCTGATAGAACAATCTATTTCAGCACTGGGGAGTGATACTGATAAATGTATTCAATCAGGAATTTTCTTTGGCACAGCAGGTGCTGTGGACAGGATTTTGAATGAGATAGAAAAAGAAATTGGTTCAAAGCTTAAAATTATCCTGACAGGAGGGTATAGCAATATTCTTGCTAAATTTTTTAAAAAAGATGCTTATTTAATGCCTCATCTTACCCTCCAGGGTTTAAGGATTATATATTTAAGAAACAAATATGCATGA
- a CDS encoding DUF3553 domain-containing protein: MKPRLYLKVGDIVTHLRYSVWGDGEVIEEKHSSLPGGICIVKVLFQDGIERTFINDLDHECCCYYAGLRITRF, translated from the coding sequence ATGAAACCGAGATTATATCTGAAAGTTGGTGATATCGTCACACACCTGCGTTACAGTGTGTGGGGTGATGGTGAAGTTATCGAAGAAAAACATTCTTCTCTGCCTGGTGGAATTTGTATTGTTAAGGTGCTGTTTCAGGATGGAATCGAAAGAACTTTTATTAATGACCTCGATCATGAGTGTTGTTGTTATTATGCTGGTCTGAGAATCACAAGATTTTAA
- a CDS encoding geranylgeranyl reductase family protein — MVFKTKVLVVGGGPAGATTAKVLSENGLEVILLEKNFSFQKPCGGGMPAIAFNEFNIPETAIKKKVGKIKIVSPKGETLEISLGGENLAIVKRGEFDNILRKQAEKYGARVIEGEFISLKEENPYRSEITIGGVQYQIESEYLIAADGINSKVRRSTGMKPPLCMYAIVEHIKGLQTENCEFWFSASHAPNFYSWIFPAADGISLGTGCLEQKKIKVFFERFKERTGIKYKGSEMIYRIPIWKGDVYNVGKVLFVGDSAGQVLPLTYEGIYYAMKSGELAARAIIEGRVENYKKIWKSKFYKRFVLMDRLKSYFLKDDASAERMFKIHKDAKIQKASLKLWINKDSSKRSLLSYINLFGKFLS; from the coding sequence ATGGTCTTCAAAACAAAGGTGCTTGTTGTTGGTGGAGGTCCTGCAGGAGCTACTACAGCAAAGGTTCTATCTGAAAATGGATTAGAAGTCATTTTACTCGAAAAGAATTTCTCTTTCCAAAAACCTTGCGGTGGAGGTATGCCAGCAATTGCATTCAATGAATTCAATATCCCGGAGACAGCAATAAAGAAAAAGGTGGGGAAAATAAAGATTGTCTCCCCAAAAGGTGAAACTCTTGAAATTTCTCTGGGAGGTGAAAACCTTGCTATAGTTAAAAGAGGTGAATTTGACAATATCCTGCGGAAACAGGCAGAAAAATATGGAGCACGCGTTATAGAAGGAGAATTTATTTCACTTAAAGAAGAAAACCCTTACAGATCTGAAATAACAATAGGAGGGGTTCAATATCAGATTGAATCAGAATATTTGATAGCAGCAGATGGAATCAATTCAAAGGTAAGAAGATCAACCGGAATGAAACCGCCCTTATGTATGTATGCAATAGTTGAACACATAAAGGGATTACAGACTGAAAATTGTGAGTTCTGGTTTAGCGCCTCTCATGCTCCTAATTTTTATTCCTGGATATTTCCTGCTGCTGATGGAATATCTTTAGGGACTGGCTGTTTAGAACAAAAAAAGATTAAAGTTTTTTTCGAAAGATTTAAGGAACGAACTGGTATTAAATATAAAGGCTCTGAAATGATATACAGAATACCTATCTGGAAAGGTGATGTATACAATGTTGGTAAAGTTTTGTTTGTTGGCGATTCAGCCGGCCAGGTATTACCGCTAACTTACGAAGGTATATATTATGCAATGAAATCAGGTGAGCTTGCTGCCAGAGCAATTATAGAGGGTAGGGTTGAAAATTATAAGAAAATATGGAAATCTAAATTCTATAAGAGATTTGTTCTTATGGACAGGTTAAAATCATACTTTCTCAAAGACGATGCTTCAGCAGAAAGAATGTTTAAAATACATAAAGATGCCAAAATACAGAAGGCATCCTTAAAACTCTGGATTAATAAGGATTCAAGCAAAAGAAGCCTTCTGAGTTATATCAATCTTTTTGGAAAATTTTTGAGTTGA
- a CDS encoding methylated-DNA--[protein]-cysteine S-methyltransferase, translating to MKKKRSSNTDVYYDKFESPVGTLYLIFNGKNLIGIEFQKPKQSMRKSNAPYQIKKELKEYFCQGNEEFTQRITFLTGSEFDRKVWLALKNIPYGETRTYKWLAEKIGKPTASRAVGQSLSRNPLPIILPCHRIIESDGSIGGYSAGVDIKRRLLDIEYYVKLAKMESSADG from the coding sequence ATGAAAAAGAAAAGGTCGAGCAATACTGATGTTTACTACGATAAATTTGAAAGCCCTGTAGGTACACTTTATCTTATTTTTAATGGAAAAAATCTCATAGGCATTGAATTCCAGAAACCCAAACAATCAATGAGAAAATCTAATGCCCCATATCAAATAAAAAAAGAGCTTAAGGAATATTTTTGCCAGGGCAATGAAGAATTTACACAGAGGATAACTTTTTTAACCGGTTCAGAGTTTGATCGAAAGGTATGGCTCGCTCTAAAAAACATTCCCTATGGAGAAACGAGAACCTACAAATGGCTTGCTGAAAAGATAGGAAAACCAACCGCATCACGTGCAGTTGGTCAGTCTTTAAGCAGAAATCCCCTCCCTATAATTCTTCCCTGCCACCGTATAATAGAATCTGACGGTTCAATAGGCGGGTATTCAGCAGGAGTTGATATAAAAAGGAGATTGCTGGATATTGAGTATTATGTGAAGCTTGCCAAAATGGAGAGTAGTGCTGATGGATGA